The following proteins are encoded in a genomic region of Arachis stenosperma cultivar V10309 chromosome 4, arast.V10309.gnm1.PFL2, whole genome shotgun sequence:
- the LOC130975563 gene encoding probable phosphopantothenoylcysteine decarboxylase, translated as MASQRGKRKLEVPHAPPRKPRILRAACGCLAADQFALLCKYFLEWAEVKAVITRAARKFVKATDIPNTVPVYTDEYEWFIWKRLGEPVLHIDLANWAEILVISPLSAETLSEIVAGFSDNLLTCIDSIVRAWDYSKPMFVATSMNTLMWKNPFSEWHCIAIDDLGINLVPPPSGQHNAAEMADPPLIYSTVRLSYDSKMKKGQGAV; from the exons ATGGCTTCTCAACGCGGAAAACGGAAACTCGAAGTACCACATGCCCCTCCAAGGAAGCCTCGAATTCTACGCGCTGCTTGCGGATGTTTGGCTGCTGACCAATTTGCACTCCTTTGCAAATATTTCTTAGAGTGGGCAGAAGTTAAAGCAGTTATAACAAGAGCTGCTCGGAAATTTGTTAAAGCTACTGATATTCCCAATACTGTGCCTGTATATACGGATGAATATGAATGGTTTATTTGGAAAAGATTGGGTGAACCAGTTCTTCACATTGATCTTGCTAACTGGGCTGAAATCTTGGTCATTTCCCCCTTATCAGCAGAGACTCTTTCAGAG ATTGTTGCTGGGTTTAGTGACAATTTACTGACATGTATTGACAGTATTGTAAGAGCTTGGGACTACAGCAAGCCAATGTTTGTTGCAACATCCATGAACACTTTAATGTGGAAAAACCCTTTTTCAGAATGGCATTGCATCGCCATTGATGACCTTGGCATTAATTTAGTCCCCCCGCCTTCCGGGCAACATAACGCCGCAGAGATGGCTGATCCCCCACTGATTTACTCCACTGTGAGGCTCTCCTATGATTCAAAGATGAAGAAGGGACAGGGAGCGGTTTAG
- the LOC130972959 gene encoding phosphopantothenoylcysteine decarboxylase-like, with translation MMASQRGKRKLEVPHAPPRKPQILLAACGCLAAEQFALLCNYFLEWAEVRTVVTKAAQKFVKVSDIPHTVPIYTDEYESFIWKKLGDPVVHIELANWAEILVIAPLSANTLSKIVAGFSDNLLTCIVRAWDYSKPVFVATSMNTLMWKNPFSERHCIAIEDLGINLVPPPSGNNPEMADPAVIYSTVRLSYDSNMKKGQGAV, from the exons ATGATGGCTTCTCAACGCGGAAAACGGAAACTCGAAGTACCACATGCCCCTCCAAGGAAGCCTCAAATTCTACTCGCTGCTTGCGGATGTTTGGCTGCTGAGCAATTTGCACTCCTTTGCAATTATTTCTTAGAGTGGGCAGAAGTTAGAACAGTTGTAACAAAAGCTGCTCAGAAATTTGTTAAAGTTTCTGATATTCCCCATACTGTGCCTATATATACGGATGAATATGAATCGTTTATTTGGAAAAAATTGGGTGATCCAGTTGTTCACATTGAACTTGCTAACTGGGCTGAAATCTTGGTCATTGCCCCCTTATCAGCAAATACTCTTTCAAAG ATTGTTGCTGGGTTTAGTGACAATTTACTGACATGTATTGTAAGAGCTTGGGACTACAGCAAGCCAGTGTTTGTTGCAACATCCATGAACACTTTAATGTGGAAAAACCCTTTTTCAGAAAGGCATTGCATCGCCATTGAAGACCTTGGCATTAATTTAGTCCCCCCGCCTTCCGGGAATAACCCAGAGATGGCTGATCCCGCGGTGATTTACTCCACTGTGAGGCTCTCCTATGATTCAAATATGAAGAAGGGACAGGGTGCGGTTTAG